A genomic window from Wolbachia pipientis includes:
- a CDS encoding pyridoxal phosphate-dependent aminotransferase, with protein sequence MSDLAKRMSLIKPSPTITVTDKANKLKSEGKKICVLAAGEPDFDTPDHIKKAAIQAISEGKTKYTAVDGTRELKEAIINKLRRDNNLKYTFNQICVGTGAKQVLFNLFMATINSGDEVIIPAPYWVSYVDMVNLFGGLPVVVECKQNFKLTAELLKSRITKKTKWLILNSPNNPAGVVYTYSELKDIAQVLLEYPHVNVVTDDIYEHIIYDEKFFTIAQVEPKLYNRVFVVNGVSKAYAMTGWRIGYIAGRSDVVKAISTLQSQSTSNPNSIAQAAAAAALNDDHSFLKERTRIFKSRRDFMVKKLNSAPGLSASIPQGAFYLFVSCEGLLSKSTKSGKVINNDLDFTEYLLEDHLVAVVPGIAFGLENFIRISYATSQEQLEIGCDSITKACQELK encoded by the coding sequence ATGTCAGACCTTGCAAAAAGAATGTCCCTAATAAAACCATCGCCTACAATTACTGTAACTGATAAGGCAAATAAGTTGAAAAGTGAAGGAAAAAAGATCTGTGTTTTAGCTGCAGGAGAACCGGATTTTGATACTCCAGATCATATAAAAAAAGCAGCTATTCAAGCAATAAGTGAAGGTAAAACTAAGTATACTGCTGTTGATGGAACGCGTGAGCTGAAAGAAGCAATAATTAATAAGTTAAGAAGGGATAATAACCTCAAGTACACGTTTAACCAAATCTGTGTTGGTACTGGTGCTAAGCAGGTGTTATTCAATTTGTTTATGGCAACAATTAACTCTGGAGATGAAGTTATTATTCCAGCTCCTTATTGGGTTTCATATGTTGATATGGTAAATCTTTTTGGCGGCTTACCAGTTGTAGTGGAATGCAAGCAAAATTTTAAACTGACAGCGGAATTATTGAAAAGCAGGATAACTAAAAAAACTAAATGGTTAATTCTTAACTCACCGAACAATCCTGCAGGGGTTGTGTACACGTATAGTGAATTGAAAGACATAGCACAAGTATTGCTTGAATATCCACATGTGAATGTCGTTACAGATGATATTTATGAGCATATAATATACGACGAAAAATTTTTTACTATTGCTCAGGTTGAGCCGAAGCTTTACAACAGAGTTTTTGTAGTCAATGGAGTGTCAAAAGCCTATGCAATGACAGGCTGGAGAATAGGGTATATTGCAGGCAGAAGTGATGTAGTAAAAGCTATCTCTACGCTGCAGTCTCAGAGCACTTCTAACCCAAATTCGATAGCACAAGCAGCAGCAGCAGCAGCATTAAACGATGACCATAGTTTTTTGAAAGAGAGAACAAGGATTTTTAAGAGTCGTAGAGATTTTATGGTGAAAAAGCTAAATTCTGCTCCGGGATTATCAGCATCCATTCCGCAAGGCGCATTTTATTTGTTTGTCTCGTGTGAAGGATTGCTCAGTAAGAGTACAAAAAGTGGTAAAGTAATAAATAATGATCTTGATTTCACTGAATACCTGCTAGAGGATCATTTAGTTGCTGTGGTTCCAGGAATTGCGTTTGGTCTAGAAAATTTTATCAGAATTTCTTATGCAACCTCTCAGGAACAATTAGAAATTGGATGTGATAGTATTACTAAAGCGTGCCAGGAGTTAAAATGA
- a CDS encoding transposase, whose protein sequence is MSFSYYNMKKYPRNFRNITGLTIEEFEKVVEKVRSGWEKQKKCHGRRSKLPTLEDKLFCVILYYRTYITHRFLGCLFNVHNANVCRLLKRIEPLLAKKVTITKDRSMTPEKILKILADVTEQQIQRPEDSKKRKKSYSGKKRTNTMKTEIIIEEGGRILSVSKSYRGRISDFCIRKQEKYLPLDSIKHADSGYQGWQKLQSNVIIPYKKYRKKPLTPEHNRRLASFRMRVENKIREIKIFKIMSNVYRNFQKKYNLRFNIIAGIVNLKHAF, encoded by the coding sequence ATGAGCTTTAGTTACTATAATATGAAAAAATACCCAAGAAACTTTCGTAATATAACAGGTTTAACTATAGAGGAGTTCGAAAAAGTAGTGGAAAAAGTGAGGTCTGGATGGGAAAAACAGAAAAAGTGTCATGGTAGAAGATCAAAACTACCAACTCTGGAAGATAAGTTGTTTTGCGTAATTTTGTACTATCGCACTTACATAACACATAGATTTTTAGGATGCCTATTCAATGTACACAACGCAAATGTATGTAGGTTACTTAAGAGAATAGAGCCATTACTCGCCAAAAAAGTGACTATAACAAAAGATAGAAGTATGACGCCAGAAAAAATACTGAAGATTTTGGCTGATGTTACAGAACAGCAAATACAGAGACCAGAAGATAGTAAAAAACGGAAGAAATCATATTCAGGAAAAAAAAGAACCAACACTATGAAAACTGAGATTATTATCGAAGAAGGAGGAAGAATTTTATCAGTGTCAAAGTCATACCGTGGTAGAATTAGTGATTTCTGCATAAGGAAACAAGAAAAATATTTACCACTTGATAGCATAAAACATGCCGATTCTGGATATCAAGGTTGGCAAAAATTGCAAAGCAATGTTATAATTCCATATAAAAAGTATCGTAAAAAGCCATTAACTCCAGAGCATAATAGAAGATTAGCATCATTTAGAATGAGAGTAGAAAACAAGATCCGAGAGATAAAGATATTTAAGATTATGTCGAATGTTTATCGCAATTTTCAGAAAAAATATAACCTGAGGTTCAATATTATTGCTGGTATTGTAAATCTTAAGCACGCCTTTTAG
- the dusB gene encoding tRNA dihydrouridine synthase DusB has translation MICLFFFYLSHIIFSITFFSRSIDINFGCPVKKVVNGYAGSALMRDEKKAAEIIEAVVKAVNVPVTVKMRTGWNDENRNAPRLAKIAEELGAKMITVHGRTRAQLYNGQADWKFVRNVKEQVKIPVIVNGDIKNLSDIQSALKESGADGVMIGRGAYGKPWLINQAMNFLSGSETSEPTASERSSIILEHYDNILEYYGNDTGIKMARKHIGWYSSGLQSSSEFRMRVNNTTDSTEVKKNIIGFFGQTSCTQFD, from the coding sequence TTGATCTGCTTATTCTTCTTCTACCTCTCTCACATCATTTTTTCAATCACCTTTTTCAGCAGGTCTATAGATATAAACTTTGGTTGTCCAGTTAAAAAAGTTGTAAATGGTTATGCAGGATCAGCGCTAATGCGCGATGAAAAAAAGGCTGCTGAGATAATTGAAGCTGTAGTCAAAGCAGTGAATGTGCCAGTTACGGTGAAAATGCGCACTGGATGGAACGATGAAAATCGCAATGCTCCGCGTTTAGCAAAAATTGCCGAGGAATTAGGAGCAAAAATGATTACTGTGCATGGAAGAACAAGAGCGCAGCTCTATAACGGTCAAGCAGATTGGAAATTCGTTAGAAATGTTAAAGAACAAGTGAAAATTCCAGTTATAGTAAATGGCGATATTAAAAACTTGAGTGATATTCAAAGTGCTCTTAAAGAATCCGGAGCAGACGGAGTGATGATAGGTCGTGGTGCCTACGGTAAACCTTGGCTGATTAATCAAGCAATGAACTTTCTCAGTGGAAGTGAAACTTCTGAGCCAACAGCTTCAGAGAGATCAAGCATCATACTCGAGCATTACGACAATATTCTTGAGTACTATGGAAATGATACAGGAATAAAGATGGCCCGCAAACACATAGGTTGGTACAGTAGCGGGCTTCAAAGCTCATCTGAATTTCGCATGAGAGTAAATAACACGACAGATAGCACAGAAGTGAAAAAAAATATTATTGGCTTTTTTGGTCAAACTAGCTGTACTCAATTCGACTGA